The proteins below come from a single Mytilus edulis chromosome 5, xbMytEdul2.2, whole genome shotgun sequence genomic window:
- the LOC139525176 gene encoding hemocyte protein-glutamine gamma-glutamyltransferase-like gives MDIIGNDGILLGSNFDMEVKVKNQSKDNKVRTITVLDIGVEPKRYTGKTGDEFAEKRYKDIRLKYEEEETFKFTLKPDDYLDYLTEQYMMNITATAQVKETGKVHTREEDYRLRRPDIEVEAPKYGKTYKPFEINVSLKNPLSKPMTKCVVHVEANGIVNVEEKIR, from the exons ATGGATATTATTGGTAATGACGGTATTTTACTCGGAAGCAACTTTGACAtggaggtcaaggtaaaaaaccAATCTAAAGATAATAAAGTACGGACCATCACAGTTCTAGATATAGGCGTAGAACCAAAGCGCTATACTGGTAAAACTGGTGACGAATTTGCTGAAAAGCGGTATAAAGACATCCGATTGAAATATGAAGAAG AGGAAACATTTAAGTTTACACTAAAACCGGATGACTACCTGGACTATCTCACAGAGCAGTACATGATGAATATAACTGCTACCGCTCAAGTCAAAGAGACTGGCAAAGTACATACTAGAGAAGAAGATTACAGACTCAGAAGGCCAGATATAGAAGTTGAG GCtccaaaatatggaaaaacaTATAAACCGTTTGAAATAAACGTATCTCTGAAAAATCCGTTATCTAAACCAATGACTAAATGTGTTGTTCATGTGGAAGCTAACGGTATAGTGAACGTAGAGGAAAAAATCAGGTAA